The Actinocorallia herbida DNA window GACGCTCTGCGCGGTGTTCGTCGGCGGCGCGGCGCTCAACCTGGCGCACGGGGCGCCCGCGGCGACCTGGTTCGTCGTGACGTGGTGGTTCGTGGTGGCGGGCGTGCTGCCCTGGCTGCTCGGCAGGTACCTGCGGCTGCGCGCCGACCTGGCGGAGGCGGGGTGGGAGCGGGCGCGCCGCCTGGAGCACGAGCAGCGCATCGTGGGCGAGCGCGAACGGCTGCGCGAGCGGGCCAGGATCGCCGCGGATCTGCACGACTCGCTCGGCCACGAACTGAGCCTGCTCGCCCTGCGCGCGGCGGCCCTGGAACTCAGCGCCGACCTGCCGGAACGGCACAGGGCCGCGGCCGGCGACCTGCGTGCGGGCGCCGCCACCGCGACCGAGCGGCTCCAGGAGATCCTCGGCATCCTCCGGCCGGGCGAGGCGGCGACCCGTCCCGCGGGCGAGACCGTCGCCGATCTGGTGGAGCGCGCGGCGGGCTCGGGGATGGCCGTGCGGCTCGCGGAGTCCGGCCCCGCCGCGCCCGCGCTCGCCGACCGGGCCGCGCACCGGATCGTCCAGGAGGCGCTGACCAACGCGGCCAAGCACGCGCCGGGCGCCGCCGTGCGCGTCGACCTGGCCAGGACGGGCGCGGAGACCGCCGTGGAGGTCGTCAACGGGCCGCCGCCCGCCGGGCCGCTGCCGGGCGCGTCAGGGGGCGGGCACGGCCTCACCGGGCTGCGCGAGCGGGTCAGGCTGAGCGGGGGGACGCTGGCCGCGGGGCCGGACGGCGAGGGTTTCGCGGTCCGCGCGCGGCTGCCGCACGTCCCCCCGCGCTCGCCGGAGCCGGAGCCTTCCCCCGGCGGAACCGAGGAGTCGGAGCTGGCGGCGGCCCGGCTCTCCGGGCGAAGGGCGGCCCGCCGGGGCCTCGCCGCGGCGGTCGCGGTCCCCGCGCTCCTCGTCGGCGCGCTGGGGGCCGCGATGGCCGCCTACCAGACCTACACGGAGGGCTTTCCATGGTGACGGCGGGGGAGGACGCGCGGGTCCGGGTGCTGCTGGCCGACGACGAGCCGCTGCTGCGGGCCGGGGTGCGGGCCGTGCTGGCCGCCGATCCGGGCCTTGAGGTGGTGGCCGAGGCCGGGGACGGGCACGAGGCGGTCGCCGGGGTGCTCGCGCACCGGCCCGACGTCGTGCTGCTCGACATCCGGATGCCGCGGATGGACGGCCTCGAGGCCGCCGCCGAACTGCGCAGGACGGCCCCGGAGACCGCCGTGGTGATCCTCACGACGTTCTCCGAGGACGCCTACATCACCCGCGCGCTGGCCGAAGGCGCCGACGGGTTCCTGCTCAAGACCGGCGACCCGCGCGACCTCCTGGCGGGTGTCCGGGCCGCGGCCTCAGGCGGGGTCTGCCTGGCCCCGTCCGTCGCCCGCCGCCTCGTCGACGGCCTGGGCGGCGAGCGCCTGGCCCGCGCGGCCCGCGCCAGAGACGCCGTCGCCCGGCTCACCCCGAGGGAGCGCGACGTTCTCGCGCTCGTCGCCGAGGGCCTGTCCAACGCCGAGATCGGCCGCCGCCTTCACCTCGTCGAAGGCACCGTGAAGGCACACGTCAGCTCGATCCTCGCCCGCCTGGACGCGGCGAACCGCGTCCAGGCGGCCATCCGGGCCCACGAGGCGGGCCTCCTCTGACGGACCGGGCCCGGGGCCCGGCTCAGACGTCCCGCCTGCGCAGGACGTACACGGCGGCCAGGGACGCCGCGACCGTCCAGGCGACGACGATCGTGAGGCCGGCGGCCGGGGGATAGGGGTCGGAGGCGCCGGTCATGAAGGCGGTGCCCGCGACGCTCGGAAGGGCGTCCGCCACGGGCGACTCGGCTTCCATGGCGAGGACGGGCACCAGGATCAGCAGCACGAACAGCGCCGACAAGGCGCCCGCCGCGCTGCGGAGGAGGAAGACGAGCCCGAGGGAGACCACGCCCATGCAGGCCGAGTAGACCCCCATGGCCAGGGAGTCGCCTACGAGGCCGTCCAGCGTGCCCCACTCGCCGAGCAGAGGGTAGGCGCAGAAGCCGCCGAGCACGCACAGGACCGTGCCCGCGACGAACATCGCGGGCGCCAGCACCGCCGCCTTGGCCACGTAGACCCTGCCGCGCACGGGCACCGCCTGGAACGTCCAGCGGATGCCGCCGTTGGCGTACTCCGCGCTCACGAACAGGATCGCTAGGGCGAACAGGACGAACTGCCCCATGCTGAAGGCGTCCACCGCGACGGCCCCGACCGTGGTGACGCCCGAGTCGTTCGCCGTCAGCTCGTCGGTGTTGTCGCCTGCGTGGATCAGCGCGAGCTGGGCGCAGGTCAGCGCCATGACGACGGCCGCGGCCGCCAGCGTCCACCAGGTCGAGCGGACCGTCGTCAGCCTGGTCCATTCCGCGGCGGAGGCCGCGCGCGTCTGTCCGGTCATGCGGGCACCCCGTATTCGACGGAGTCTCCGGTGAGCTCCATGTACTTCTGTTCCAGCGACGCCTCTTCGACGGCCAGGCCGTGCAGCCGTACGCCGAGTTCGTACGCGAGGTCGCCTATCCGCTCGACGGACGCGTCCGCCACGTGCAGCGTTCCGGGAGCCGTCCTCCGGGCCCCGGGCAGCCGGTCGGCCAGGGCGGCGAGTCCCGCGTCGTCCGGCGACGTCACCCGGACGCCCCTGCCGTCGGCGACGAGCGCGGCGACCGTCGTGTCCGCGAGCAGCCTTCCGCGGCCGACGACCACGAGGTGGTCGGCGGTGAGCTGCATCTCGCTCATGAGGTGGCTGGACAGCAGCACGGTCCTGCCCTCGGCCGCCAGCGACCGCATCAGGGTGCGGATCCAGCGGACGCCGTCGGGGTCGAGGCCGTTCACCGGCTCGTCGAACAGCAGCACCGGCGGGTCGCCGAGCAGCGCCGCGGCGATGCCGAGCCGCTGGCTCATGCCGAGCGAGAAGGTGCCGGCGCGGCGGTGCGCGGCCTTGCCGAGCCCGACGGTCTCCAGCACCTCGGTGACCCGAGCGGCGGGCAGGCCGCCCGCCCTGGCCAGCGCGAGCAGGTGGTTGCGCGCGCTGCGCCCGGGGTGCACCGCGCGGGCGTCCAGCAGCGCGCCCACCTCGCGCAGCGGCCACCTGAGCTCCCGGTAGGGTCGGCCGCCCACCAGCGCGCTGCCGCGGGTGGGGGCGTCCAGGCCGAGGATCATGCGCATCGTGGTGCTCTTTCCCGCGCCGTTCGGGCCCAGGAACCCGGTGACCCGGCCCGGTTCGATCCGGGCGCTGAGCCCGTCCACGGCGGTCACGTCGCCGTAGCGCTTGGTCAGGTCTCGCAGAGTGATCAATTTCCGGCTCCCTTCTTCCGTGCCCGACGCTACGGACGGGAGGGGGCCCTGATCTTGGGGCGAAGGGGAGGGGCCGTCCCCAACTTTCGTCAGGGGTGCCGTAGGCCCGGAGTACTAGGGGCGAGATCTAGACGGCGGGGCAGGCCGGGGCGTCGGACGGGCCCAGGTCGTCGGCGAAGTGATGGGCGTCGGCGAAGTAGAGCGAAGACGAGCCGGGGAAGCGTCCGGTGGTCCCGGCGAACTGGAGGTCGCGGTCCGGGGGGAAGTGAAGGCAGGCCGTCATGGAGTCGGACGTGGGGGAGGGATGGGTGACGGTGATCGTGACGGGTCCGGGAAGGCGCGAGTACTCGGCGACGAGGTAGACGGCGGCGGCGTTGATGTCCTGCCCGGTGGCCTCAGGGGAGGTGTCGTCGAGGGACTTGAGGCGGGCGGTGTCCCGCGCGCGCAGGGCGTCGACGAAATCGGTGAGGGCGACCCGGTCAGGCCGCGTGGTGCCCTGGAACGTCACTCCTTCGGGGTAGGGCCCCGCCGCCCAGTGGCGGCCGTAGAAGAACACCGCCGTGAGGGCGGCGAGCACGGGCGGGACCAGCCAGCGGGTCTGCAAAGGGTTTCCCGGGTCAGCTCGACGGTGGACGCGGTGACTGGATGATCGGGCCGTCGTCACGCTGTGTCAACGGCCGGGCACCGGCGGGTCGCCGGTGGACGCGGTGACTGGATGATCGGGCCGTCGTCACGCTGTGTCAACGGCCGGGCACCGGCGGGTCGCCCCGGGTTGGTTAGGCTGGGGGTGTCCGGGCCGGAGGGTGCGGCCCGCAGCAGCCTGGAGACGAGGGGGCCGTCATGGCGCGGTTGTCGGAGGACGAGATCCTGGGGCGGCTCGTGCGGGTGCCGCTGTGGAAGCGGAGCGGCGATGTGATCACCCGGACGGTGGAGGCGCCGAGCTTCCTCGCCGGGATCGCCATCGTGGACGGCGCGGCCCGCGAGGCCGAGGACGCGAACCACCATCCCGACATCGACATCCGGTGGCGGAACGTGACGTTCACGCTCACCACCCACGACGAGGGCAGCGCGCTGAGCGCCAAGGACTTCGATCTCGCCGAGCGGATCGACAGGGTGGCCCGCGAATACAGCGCCTGAGCGAGGCGGTCCCGGGGGATCGGCGCGGCGTTTGCCGTCGGTTGGGGCTAGCCCGCGCGCGCCACGGGGATATTCCGGAGATGTCGGTGTTTGCCCAGGTCGAGAGAGGTGAGTGAGAATTTCAGGAAATTTCCGAGGTGCCCGGGGCAACTGATCCGGTTCACCTGGGAAGGGCTACTGACCCTACGCCCAAGGGGAGGCGCCGGTGTCGGTGAGTGTGGAGGACGTCTATGAGTACGTCCACGGAGTGTGCTTCAAGAAGGGCCCGCCGGGAACGGTCGGAGCCGAGACCGAGTGGTTCGTCCGCGACCCGGCCCGGCCGCTCGCGCCCGTCCCGGTCGAGCGCCTGCGCCAGGCGATGGCCGCGCCGCTGCCCGGCGGAAGCCGGGTCACCTTCGAACCGGGCGGGCAGCTCGAACTGAGCTCGGCGCCGATGGCGGGCCCGGAGGCCGCCTGCGCGGTGCTGGCCGCCGATCTCGCCGAGACCCGCCGCAGACTGCCGGGGCTGGCGCTCGTCGGCCTGGGCGTCGATCCCGACCGGCCGTCCCGGCTCCAGGTGCACGACCCGCGCTACCGGGCGATGAGCGCCTACTTCGGCGACCTCACCATGATGTGCTCGACCGCCTCGGTGCAGGTCTGCCTCGACATCGGCCGCGACGCCGCCGAGGCGGCCCGCCGCTGGCGCCTCGCCCACCTGCTCGGCCCGGTGCTGGTCGCCGCGTTCGCCAACTCGCCGCTGTACCGCGGCCGCCGGACCGGCCACCTGTCGACCCGCCAGGCGGTGTGGTCGCGGCTGGACCGCTCCCGCACGACCGCGCCCGTCGGCGCCGTCCCCGAGACGGCCTGGGCCGAATACGCCCTCGACGCCAGGGTCATGGTGATCCGCAGGGACGACGGCTGGCTGGGCGACCCCGGCCTCACCTTCCGGCAGTGGATCCACGCCGGCTCGCCCAGCGCCGACGACCTGCGCTACCACCTGACGACCCTGTTCCCCCCCGTCCGGCCGCAGGGCTGGCTGGAGCTCCGGATGATCGACGAGCTGCCCGAGCCGTACTGGCGGGTGCCCGTCGCGGTCGTCGCCGCCCTGCTGGACCGCGCGCCCGACGCCGCCGAGCACGCTGCGGCCCCCGCCGCGGGGCTGTGGGCCCGCGCGGCGCGCGACGGGGTGCGCGACCCGGTCCTGGGCCGTGCCGCCGTCGCCTGCTTCGAGGCCGCCGCAGCCCACCTCGACGGGCACCTCAAGCAGATCGTGGAGGAGTACGCGGAGAGATACGTGGTCAGGGGCCTGTGCCCGGCGGACGACGTCCTGAAGGGGGAGCACGCATGGACGCGCTGAGAGAGCGGATCGCCGCCGAACTCGTCGCCGCGCGGGAGCGCAGCCATCTGCTCACCGCGCTCGAGGACCGCGACCTGACCACCCAGGTGTCCCCGTTGATGTCGCCGCTGGTGTGGGACCTCGCCCACGTCGGCAACTACGAGGAGCTGTGGCTGCTGCGCGTGGCGGGGGGCGTGGAGCCGCTCCGCCCGGAGATCGATGGGCTGTACGACGCCTTCGAGCACCCCCGCGCGTCCCGCCCTTCGCTGCCCCTCCTGCCGCCCGACGAGGCACGCGCCTACATCGGGACGGTCCGGAGCATGGTTCTGGACTCCCTGAAGGATCTCCGGGAGGACC harbors:
- a CDS encoding sensor histidine kinase, with protein sequence MRKERVEDVALFLVLAAPVCAALVGQDGAVEGDLPQALGLAALAGAVAGARRFPAAALAVVLALTAVHGNFVFGIPVLSLLAGLRMERVRPVGWTLCAVFVGGAALNLAHGAPAATWFVVTWWFVVAGVLPWLLGRYLRLRADLAEAGWERARRLEHEQRIVGERERLRERARIAADLHDSLGHELSLLALRAAALELSADLPERHRAAAGDLRAGAATATERLQEILGILRPGEAATRPAGETVADLVERAAGSGMAVRLAESGPAAPALADRAAHRIVQEALTNAAKHAPGAAVRVDLARTGAETAVEVVNGPPPAGPLPGASGGGHGLTGLRERVRLSGGTLAAGPDGEGFAVRARLPHVPPRSPEPEPSPGGTEESELAAARLSGRRAARRGLAAAVAVPALLVGALGAAMAAYQTYTEGFPW
- a CDS encoding response regulator, with the protein product MVTAGEDARVRVLLADDEPLLRAGVRAVLAADPGLEVVAEAGDGHEAVAGVLAHRPDVVLLDIRMPRMDGLEAAAELRRTAPETAVVILTTFSEDAYITRALAEGADGFLLKTGDPRDLLAGVRAAASGGVCLAPSVARRLVDGLGGERLARAARARDAVARLTPRERDVLALVAEGLSNAEIGRRLHLVEGTVKAHVSSILARLDAANRVQAAIRAHEAGLL
- a CDS encoding ABC transporter permease; protein product: MTGQTRAASAAEWTRLTTVRSTWWTLAAAAVVMALTCAQLALIHAGDNTDELTANDSGVTTVGAVAVDAFSMGQFVLFALAILFVSAEYANGGIRWTFQAVPVRGRVYVAKAAVLAPAMFVAGTVLCVLGGFCAYPLLGEWGTLDGLVGDSLAMGVYSACMGVVSLGLVFLLRSAAGALSALFVLLILVPVLAMEAESPVADALPSVAGTAFMTGASDPYPPAAGLTIVVAWTVAASLAAVYVLRRRDV
- a CDS encoding ABC transporter ATP-binding protein, which codes for MITLRDLTKRYGDVTAVDGLSARIEPGRVTGFLGPNGAGKSTTMRMILGLDAPTRGSALVGGRPYRELRWPLREVGALLDARAVHPGRSARNHLLALARAGGLPAARVTEVLETVGLGKAAHRRAGTFSLGMSQRLGIAAALLGDPPVLLFDEPVNGLDPDGVRWIRTLMRSLAAEGRTVLLSSHLMSEMQLTADHLVVVGRGRLLADTTVAALVADGRGVRVTSPDDAGLAALADRLPGARRTAPGTLHVADASVERIGDLAYELGVRLHGLAVEEASLEQKYMELTGDSVEYGVPA
- a CDS encoding 4a-hydroxytetrahydrobiopterin dehydratase, whose translation is MARLSEDEILGRLVRVPLWKRSGDVITRTVEAPSFLAGIAIVDGAAREAEDANHHPDIDIRWRNVTFTLTTHDEGSALSAKDFDLAERIDRVAREYSA
- the egtA gene encoding ergothioneine biosynthesis glutamate--cysteine ligase EgtA produces the protein MSVSVEDVYEYVHGVCFKKGPPGTVGAETEWFVRDPARPLAPVPVERLRQAMAAPLPGGSRVTFEPGGQLELSSAPMAGPEAACAVLAADLAETRRRLPGLALVGLGVDPDRPSRLQVHDPRYRAMSAYFGDLTMMCSTASVQVCLDIGRDAAEAARRWRLAHLLGPVLVAAFANSPLYRGRRTGHLSTRQAVWSRLDRSRTTAPVGAVPETAWAEYALDARVMVIRRDDGWLGDPGLTFRQWIHAGSPSADDLRYHLTTLFPPVRPQGWLELRMIDELPEPYWRVPVAVVAALLDRAPDAAEHAAAPAAGLWARAARDGVRDPVLGRAAVACFEAAAAHLDGHLKQIVEEYAERYVVRGLCPADDVLKGEHAWTR